TAAATCCGACGATCTGCCGCGAGCGGCCAAGGCCGTATCCGCCGGAGAGTTTGAAAGAAAACAGCGTGTATTGCGGTTCGCTCTCGTCGGAGCCGTCACCAGCATCGCCTTGGTCCTGCGCATGCGCAGTGATGCTCATCACTGCGACGAGCAATGCAGCAAGCATGAATTTCGGTGAACGCATCGTCATGGCTTCTGAATGTGATTATTTCAACTTCTGCAAACGGATCTCTGCCCGGTTGCGGTACTCGCTATCGGGAAACGAGAGGATGAGGCGTTGGTACGCGGTGCGGGCGTTAGTCACGTCGCCGAGCTTTTCGTACGCCGCGCCGATCTTGAATTCGGCATCGTCCGCCTTTGACGAATGCCCATACTGCTCGAGCAAGGAATGGAAGGCTCTGATCGCCTCTTTGTACTCGCCCATCGCATAGAGCGACTCGCCTTTCCAATACACATAGTTCGGCGCGAGCGGCGACGATGCATCGCGGCGGGAGAGTTCGTCGAACGCAGCAAGCGCATCGAGATACTTGCCGTCGTTGAACAAGCGAAGCGCATTGGTGTAATCGGTATTCTGCGGCGTCGGCTCCGGCGCGCTCTGCGGCTGTGGCTCCGGCTGAGAAGGAATGGGAGCGCCCGTCAGATCCCGTTGTTGCTGCGCCGGAGGGGTGACGAGCGGAACGGGCTGAGACTGCTGCGGTACTGGGGGCGGTTGGGCCTGGGTCGAAGCACGCGGGCTCGTATATGCGCGGGTCTCCATCATGCTCCGTAGCCGTGCGACCTCGCGCTCGAGTTCGGCGATTCGCTTGCGGTCCTGAGTAATAACCCCGGCCATCGTATCGATGACTGTCACAAGTTTGTTCTGCACGAGCAGGAGCGAGTCGTAGGCCCTCATTTGGGCCGCTGACGCACTCGCTGCGTTCTTCGAATTGGCAGAATTTGCGGAGCTGCGGCGGGACTGCTGCGATGTTCGGCACCCGGCGGCAAGCAGAACTGCCGCTGCGACGATCACAATGCCGCTCGCACGTTGTATTCCTCGGTTCATGTAGGCCAAACGGCGGTAACTAGACAAACCGCCAGATAGATAAGCAAATCTACGAACGAATCGGTTCTGTTCGACAGGGCCCAGTTTGAGCCGCCATGGGGCGATCCTGAGAAATTCCTGCGGATCAGGTGTGACTATCGGTCGGCTTGCGTGTTTCTTTCTGTGACCGTATGCGTTTGAATAGAATGGCGTTGTACCCCACCCGTACCCAAGTTGCCCGCTTGCTTCGAGCAGCGGCGATCTTTCTTGCCTTCCTCATTGGGTCGGTGACGACGGTTCGGTCGCAACATTGGCAGAATGTCGTACAGATTAGTACGACCGAAGATGATGCCTCAACCCGTCTGGCTCTCGATTCCAATTCTGACGTTGTAACCGTTGGCACGTTCGAGGGAGATCTCACGATCGATAGTATCACGCTCAGCTCGCTCGGCATGAGCTCGCTCTATTGTGCAAAGTTCGACCACATCGGCCGCGTTACCTGGGCAACAGTGGTCGGGACCTGCATCGGCGACTCATCCTCGATTGAGGGGCGAGACATTGCGGTTGGACCTGACGGCTCGGTGTATATCGCCGGGAAGCTCAAGGGATCAGGACTCTTCGGCGACGTGACGCGCACGAGCGTCGGCTATTCGGACATGCTCGCCATCAAGCTATGGCCCGACGGCTCGCTTGCATGGGTCAGAACCGCTGGTGGCATGGGTACAGGTACATTCTGGCAGACTACAGCAAATGGGATTGCTATTGACAATAAGCAGTTCACCTATCTCATTGGTAGTTATAACCAAAATCTCGATATCGATAACATTCACCTGCAGTCGAGCAACACGAACGAGTTGGCAGTGT
This region of Bacteroidota bacterium genomic DNA includes:
- a CDS encoding tetratricopeptide repeat protein yields the protein MNRGIQRASGIVIVAAAVLLAAGCRTSQQSRRSSANSANSKNAASASAAQMRAYDSLLLVQNKLVTVIDTMAGVITQDRKRIAELEREVARLRSMMETRAYTSPRASTQAQPPPVPQQSQPVPLVTPPAQQQRDLTGAPIPSQPEPQPQSAPEPTPQNTDYTNALRLFNDGKYLDALAAFDELSRRDASSPLAPNYVYWKGESLYAMGEYKEAIRAFHSLLEQYGHSSKADDAEFKIGAAYEKLGDVTNARTAYQRLILSFPDSEYRNRAEIRLQKLK